The Alistipes sp. ZOR0009 genome contains the following window.
CAAACGAGCTCTCAGGGGGGCAAAGACAGCGTGTAGCAGTTGCGCGTGCGCTCATCAACAAGCCTTCCATTATTTTGGCAGATGAGCCAACAGGCAACCTAGATACCAAAACCTCAATTGATATTATGAATCTGTTTGAGGAAATATATAAAAAGGGGAATACAATAATTGTTGTAACTCACGAAGAGGACATTGCCAAGCATGCCAGAAGAATCGTTCGTCTTAGAGATGGCGTAATAGAGTCGGATTACATCAACGAAAATCCAACACTATTTCAAGAAGTTAAGTTGGAAAATTAGCCTGTTTAATCTAATTAAAATGAAGCTTTACACTAAAACTGGAGACAAAGGAAATACCTCGCTGGCCTCAGGTACGAGGGTTTCTAAAACGCATCCACGTATAGAGGCATATGGCACTGTAGATGAGCTCACCGCATACGTAGGTCTTATAAGAGATACTTCAGACGATCAATATGTTAAAGAAGTTCTTTTAGAAGTATTGGATAGATTAATGACCATTGGAGGAATTCTATCATTCGAGAAGGTAGATCATGGCTATAAAATTCCACAAATTATTAGCGATGATTTTACATATATTGAAGCGAAAATTGATGAATTTACGGCAGAAGTCCCTGCAATGCGATCTTTTGTTATTCCTGGTGGTACAATTCTCTCATCGCACTGCCAAATAGCCCGAACAATTTGTCGTAGAGCAGAACGTGCTGTTTTACGGTTAAGCGAGGAATCAGAAGTACCAGAGCAATGTACCCAATATTTGAACCGTTTATCTGATTTTCTGTTTATTTTGGCACGAAAGTGTGTTAAGGATGCCAACATAAACGAAATTCCATGGCATCCGCGTGTAGATTAAAAAATATTTTTTTTTAATTTGCAACATGATAAGAGCCTTAAAGCTCCATTAACAGATTTAGCGAATTATTTTAACCCATTCACTATGTATTGGACACTAGAACTTGCATCAAAACTAGAAGACGCTCCATGGCCTGCATCTAAAGATGAGCTTATTGACTATGCAACCCGATCGGGTGCTCCTCTTGAGGTTATTGAAAATCTTCAAGAGATTGAGGATGAAGGTGAAATATACGAGAGCATCGAGGATATTTGGCCTGATTATCCAAGTAAAGATGACTTTTTCTTTAATGAAGATGAGTATTAGAAGAAATAAATAAGGGGATCATTTGATCCCCTTATTTATTCTTTAAATGTCGTATCGAGCTTCTTGCCATATATTTGCAGGTAGTATGGGAATGTAGGCTTAGGAATCGCCTCAACCTCCTTAGACTGATCTTTTCTAACAATCTTTCTCGTTATATCAAAACGACTCGTCGGACGATTTTCTGGCGTCCATTTAAATCCTTTAAGTTTTATCTGGGATTCTTCAACTTTACCTAGCGGGAAAATATTCGATTCTGGTTTTACCTTAAAAACCATTGTTGAAACCTTTCCTTCGTCCAAATTTATTCCAATATTACTGCTTGTTGCCAAATTCACGCCTTCAATTTCGGTACTGTCTTTGACAAAATAGACCGTTTGACCGTTGCCCTTTACGTCTACTTTCGAAATCTTATTTTTATCGTTAAAAAAAACCGTCATGCTACGACCTTTTATTTGGTTGTAGTATTTTTCAGTTTCCTTCTGTGCTATAAAAGAGTTCAAAACAAGCTCAGCTCTATCAACTTTTTTGTTTTTAGTAAATACGGAAATAGAGTCGGCTGTAATTTGATTTTGTTCGTTCCATATAATAGGAATTCCATACATATACATTATGGAATCTTTTGTCGAATAAACAAGAGAGTCTGCAGTACCTTGAAGATCTTTACGATAGTACCTTACTGTCCCAAGCGCTTTTACAAAACGTATCAACGAATCTTTTGTTGTAACGTGCTTATTCCTAACATTAAGCACCTTCAATGTATCTGCTCTCAAGAATAAGCTATCTTCTTTTGGTTGAAATGTTATACCAACAGCATTTTTAGTAGCAAAGGCATACTCCTTCTTTTTATCTATAAAGCCATTATCAGCAAGTAAAGCTGAATGGTTAGCAGTATCGAGGATGCATGTATTCTTGCCTAAAAAGAGGTGCTCTCTCTGCTTATCATAAACAACTGAGTCAGCCCAAGCCTGATGCTCTTTTGAGAGAGCATAGGAGTTTTCAAATAGCCTGAATGTTTTTGAAGGCTCATGATAGGTCCCCTTTTTAGCAGTGAGGATACCATCTTTATGCCATA
Protein-coding sequences here:
- a CDS encoding DUF2795 domain-containing protein; translated protein: MYWTLELASKLEDAPWPASKDELIDYATRSGAPLEVIENLQEIEDEGEIYESIEDIWPDYPSKDDFFFNEDEY
- a CDS encoding cob(I)yrinic acid a,c-diamide adenosyltransferase — protein: MKLYTKTGDKGNTSLASGTRVSKTHPRIEAYGTVDELTAYVGLIRDTSDDQYVKEVLLEVLDRLMTIGGILSFEKVDHGYKIPQIISDDFTYIEAKIDEFTAEVPAMRSFVIPGGTILSSHCQIARTICRRAERAVLRLSEESEVPEQCTQYLNRLSDFLFILARKCVKDANINEIPWHPRVD
- a CDS encoding LptA/OstA family protein → MKLLSKLLFILFTIQASSIFAQDWSVSGDNYRFINGVGVLDNAKAVKGSATITSNTGTSEGDIIRFIGNVILRKDGMILYASDMVINKVTDIAEIRSSGGVVKIVNKDGTTLESPFINYKLKDEIFYFFGGGVITSDGNIIESESGTHYEKEGRTYLKNKVQAYNKSYLATADSANYNKNAKVMTILGRTTIWHKDGILTAKKGTYHEPSKTFRLFENSYALSKEHQAWADSVVYDKQREHLFLGKNTCILDTANHSALLADNGFIDKKKEYAFATKNAVGITFQPKEDSLFLRADTLKVLNVRNKHVTTKDSLIRFVKALGTVRYYRKDLQGTADSLVYSTKDSIMYMYGIPIIWNEQNQITADSISVFTKNKKVDRAELVLNSFIAQKETEKYYNQIKGRSMTVFFNDKNKISKVDVKGNGQTVYFVKDSTEIEGVNLATSSNIGINLDEGKVSTMVFKVKPESNIFPLGKVEESQIKLKGFKWTPENRPTSRFDITRKIVRKDQSKEVEAIPKPTFPYYLQIYGKKLDTTFKE